The following coding sequences lie in one Silvanigrella aquatica genomic window:
- a CDS encoding NAD-dependent epimerase/dehydratase family protein, with protein MTKILVTGATGFLGKKLCKFLIKEGFNVIGTYRLYHPQDEEFNLMQWIQIKDLQPKEVWTEALNNCDVIIHAAGRVHQMELNETSNNLFIKDNIQGTEALISEILQGKNNIKQFIFISSLLVYGKFQRMPLNRNDECLPDTEYGKSKLEAEKMIQKSFHNTSINWTILRPSVMYNDSDGENTGNIASIINYLKKGTPLPVKNLKNKRSFLSINRMIDFISHSILNENVKNKILNIADPEPISTEKLVLYFGNLINKKPRLVWIPFFMQYILAIMGDIIQMFGIRVPWNTNVLTKISSDFWIESDSIPKE; from the coding sequence ATGACTAAAATACTTGTAACAGGTGCAACTGGTTTTCTTGGAAAAAAGCTATGCAAATTTCTTATAAAAGAAGGATTTAATGTCATAGGTACTTATCGATTGTATCACCCTCAAGATGAAGAATTTAATTTAATGCAATGGATTCAAATAAAAGACCTACAACCTAAAGAGGTTTGGACTGAAGCACTAAATAATTGCGATGTTATTATTCATGCTGCAGGAAGAGTTCATCAAATGGAACTAAATGAAACTTCAAATAATCTTTTTATAAAAGATAATATCCAGGGAACAGAAGCATTAATAAGTGAAATATTACAAGGTAAAAACAATATTAAACAATTTATATTTATAAGTTCACTTTTAGTTTACGGCAAATTTCAAAGAATGCCATTGAATAGAAATGATGAATGTCTTCCTGATACAGAATATGGCAAATCAAAACTTGAAGCTGAGAAAATGATTCAAAAAAGCTTTCATAATACATCTATAAATTGGACAATACTTAGACCTTCTGTAATGTATAATGATTCAGATGGTGAAAATACCGGTAATATAGCAAGCATTATTAATTATCTAAAAAAAGGAACTCCACTTCCTGTAAAAAACTTAAAAAACAAAAGAAGCTTTCTTTCCATAAATCGAATGATTGATTTTATAAGTCACTCCATTTTAAACGAAAATGTAAAAAATAAAATATTGAACATCGCAGATCCTGAACCCATCTCCACAGAAAAACTTGTCCTATATTTTGGAAATTTGATAAATAAAAAACCTAGGCTTGTTTGGATCCCATTTTTTATGCAATATATATTGGCTATTATGGGCGATATTATCCAAATGTTTGGAATAAGAGTACCTTGGAATACGAATGTGTTAACAAAAATTTCAAGTGATTTTTGGATAGAATCTGATTCCATTCCTAAAGAATAA